The Mercurialis annua linkage group LG2, ddMerAnnu1.2, whole genome shotgun sequence genome contains a region encoding:
- the LOC126670571 gene encoding DDB1- and CUL4-associated factor homolog 1: MEDEPSSQAQLAEVRAEADEQSQQQQIVEEEETNGEDELTDKAQKLMDKITSAPDNPSPTVLHALSSLLETQEWIYTAENGLSSFNNTRASHNVGRLANLIRDNDEFFELISSKFLSETTYSTSVQAAAARLIMSCSLTWIYPHVFEEPVIENIKKWVMDDTARYIDVRKKEASDFEMLKCYSTGLLAVCLQGGGQVVEDVLTSGLSAKLMHFLRIQVLGETSINQKDATSLLENKNLLAATSVRGREEGRGRVRQVLEAAHVDNLRLNDERDINDLTCGDPPDMLSEGVDIGDDDGGDRWNSRDGKLKFGDIEETPKDDSSRRRASRGLTRPRGKGRSNEAAFENDQSLISPGSESRSSQGRTSRDRNLIKSFDLRRGQDERKYPGNLNTDGFVVEREDTDDCFQECKIGSKDIFHLVKKAVRAAEIEAAAASAPAEAIKAAGDAAAEVVKSAALEEFKSSNSEESAVLAASRAAATVIDAANAVEVSRDRNRCCTDDSMTSAGTEIEATEDAEEYFLPGSECLAQIREKYCIQCLEILGEYVEVLGPVLHEKGVDVCLALLLRSSKHKEASKAAILLPESKAVTLLPDVMKLICALAAHRKFAALFVDRSGIQKLLAVPRVEQTFFGLSSCLLTIGSLQGIMERVCALPSDIVYQVVELAIQLLECPQDQARKNAALFFSAAFVFRAVIDAFDAQDGLQKMLGQLSDAASVRSGFNSGALSMSGSSALRNDRSPSEVLTSSEKQIAYHTCVALRQYFRAHLLLLLDTIRPSKNYRSAARNIPSVRAAYKPLDISNEAMDAVFLQLQKDRKLGSAFVRTRFPAVDKFLLLNGHNTMLELCQAPPVERYLHDLLQYALGVLHIVTLVNDSRKMIVNATLSNNRVGIAVILDAANISGNYVDHEIIQPALNVLINLVCPPPSISNKPPVLTQGQQTVAGQSTNSAMDSRDRNTERSLSDLRERNGEFSVGDRSTTAAFVGRSIGSTSQTPVPTPPTPASGLVGDRRIYLGTGSGCAGLAAQMEQGYRQAREAVRANNGIKVLLHLLQPRIYSPPAALDCIRALACRVLLGLARDDTIAHILTKLQVGKKLSELIRDSGSQTPGTDQGRWQAELAQVAIELIAIVTNSGRASTLAATDAATPTLRRIERAAIAAATPITYHARELLLLMHEHLQASGLASTAATLLKEAQLTPLPQLVASSSLMHQTAMQETPSTQIQWPSGRTPCGFLWKKFKASARDEDTGLKCDQVLSSKKKPLVFSPTFSLQPSYLDSNQSSFKKFSSGSKQSTTTGSLSEAQSESLPKSNPDTESSCKTPIILPMKRKLSDMKDVVLASSGKRVNTGENGLRSPVCLTPNVRKNSLCGDALGYSTPISNLRDSHGRPAQNSLTDYPDDSHYGNCTQLGLLNDHQPSISERLTLDSLVVQYLKHQHRQCPAPITTLPPLSLLHPHICPEPKRSLDAPSNVTARLGTREFRSIYGGVHGNRRDRQFVYSRFRLLRTCRDDADALLTCMTFLGDSSRIGVGSHTGELKVFDSNSNNVLDRFTGHQSPLTLVQSFFAGATQLLLSSSSQDVCLWGASSVSEGPLHTFDGCKAARFSNYGGEFATLTIEPARREILLYDVLTCQVESTFSDTSSSSTGRGHVYSLIHFSPSDNMLLWNGVLWDRRQSGPVHRFDQFTDYGGGGFHPAGNEVIINSEVWDLRKFRLLRSVPSLDQTAIKFNACGDVIYAILRRNLDDVMSAVHTRRVKHPLCAAFRTVDAINYSEIATIPVDRCVLDFASEATDSFVGLVTMDDQEEMYSSARIYEIGRRRPTDDDSDPDDAESEEEEDDEDDEDDDEDGDVDPILGIDSDGDGESDADMSNDDDDDDSMSDFDDEDDVGDFVDMNFDGGAGILEIVTEGDEDENDSQVVESYSSDGEDDFVSNGFNY; encoded by the exons ATGGAGGACGAGCCGTCCAGTCAAGCGCAGCTGGCGGAAGTGAGAGCGGAGGCAGACGAGCAATCACAGCAGCAGCAGatagtagaagaagaagaaacgaaCGGAGAAGATGAATTGACGGACAAGGCGCAGAAATTAATGGATAAGATTACTTCCGCTCCTGATAACCCTAGCCCTACCGTACTCCACGCCCTGTCGTCTCTCCTCGAAACTCAAGAGTGGAT ATACACGGCCGAGAATGGCTTATCATCTTTTAATAACACTCGTGCTTCTCATAATGTTGGACGCCTTGCTAATTTAATCCGG GATAATGATGAATTTTTTGAACTTATTTCGTCGAAGTTTCTATCAGAAACTACGTATTCAACCTCTGTTCAAGCTGCTGCTGCAAGGCTTATAATGAGCTGTTCACTTACTTGGATT TATCCCCACGTTTTTGAAGAGCCTGTGattgaaaacataaaaaaatgggTGATGGATGACACTGCTAGATACATTGATGTACGGAAAAAGGAAGCCTCGGACTTTGAAATGTTGAAATGCTATTCGACTGGACTTCTTGCAGTATGTTTGCAAGG TGGCGGTCAAGTAGTTGAGGATGTGTTGACATCTGGACTGTCTGCCAAGCTCATGCACTTTCTTCGCATACAAGTCCTTGGGGAGACGAGCATAAACCAGAAAGACGCTACTTCTTTATTAGAAAATAAGAACTTGTTGGCTGCTACTAGTGTTAGAGGTAGAGAAGAAGGAAGGGGTAGAGTGAGACAGGTACTGGAAGCAGCTCATGTGGATAACCTAAGGTTAAACGATGAGAGGGATATCAACGATCTTACTTGTGGAGATCCACCTGATATGTTGTCCGAAGGTGTTGATATAGGAGATGATGATGGTGGGGACAGGTGGAATAGTCGAGATGGAAAGCTAAAATTTGGAGATATTGAGGAGACGCCAAAAGATGACTCGTCAAGGCGTAGGGCATCCCGTGGATTGACAAGACCCAGAGGGAAGGGAAGATCTAATGAAGCTGCTTTTGAAAATGATCAGAGTTTGATTTCTCCAGGATCTGAGAGTCGGTCGAGTCAGGGACGGACTTCTAGGGATAGGAATTTGATAAAAAGTTTTGATCTGAGAAGAGGACAAGATGAAAGAAAGTATCCTGGTAATCTGAATACTGATGGTTTTGTGGTGGAAAGAGAGGATACGGATGACTGCTTTCAAGAATGCAAAATTGGAAGCAAAGACATTTTTCATCTGGTTAAGAAAGCAGTTAGAGCTGCTGAAATTGAAGCTGCTGCTGCAAGTGCACCTGCTGAAGCCATCAAAGCAGCTGGTGATGCTGCTGCTGAAGTTGTCAAAAGTGCAGCTTTGGAG GAATTTAAATCTTCTAACAGCGAAGAAAGTGCAGTTTTAGCTGCATCGCGAGCTGCCGCAACTGTGATTGATGCTGCTAATGCAGTAGAAGTTTCTCG TGACAGGAACAGATGCTGTACTGATGACTCAATGACTTCGGCTGGTACAGAAATAGAAGCAACCGAGGACGCTGAAGAATATTTCCTTCCTGGTTCTGAATGTCTTGCACAAATTAGGGAGAAGTATTGCATCCAGTGCCTTGAAATATTAGGAGAATATGTGGAAGTTTTGGGACCTGTCCTGCATGAAAAGGGAGTAGACGTCTGTCTTGCCTTATTGCTACGCAGTTCTAAACATAAGGAAGCATCAAAGGCAGCAATACTCTTGCCTGAATCAAAGGCAGTAACACTCTTGCCTGATGTGATGAAGCTCATCTGTGCTTTGGCTGCTCATCGGAAATTTGCTGCATTATTTGTTGATAGGAGTGGCATACAAAAGTTGCTTGCTGTACCTAGGGTTGAACAAACCTTCTTTGGCCTTTCTTCATGCTTACTTACTATAGGTTCTCTTCAG GGTATAATGGAACGTGTATGTGCTCTTCCTTCTGATATCGTCTACCAAGTGGTTGAATTAGCTATTCAACTTCTTGAATGCCCTCAGGATCAAGCCAGGAAAAATGCAGCCTTGTTTTTTAGTGCTGCATTTGTTTTCAGAGCTGTTATTGATGCTTTTGATGCTCAGGATGGTTTACAGAAGATGTTGGGCCAATTAAGTGATGCTGCCTCTGTTAGATCTGGTTTCAATTCAGGTGCATTAAGCATGTCTGGTTCATCAGCTCTACGTAATGACCGGTCACCATCGGAAGTTTTAACATCATCCGAGAAACAAATAGCATATCACACATGTGTTGCTTTGAGACAGTATTTCCGAGCACATCTTCTTTTACTATTGGATACCATTCGTCCCTCTAAAAATTATCGAAGCGCGGCTCGTAATATTCCAAGCGTAAGAGCTGCATACAAGCCACTTGACATCAGTAATGAGGCTATGGATGCAGTCTTTCTGCAGTTACAGAAGGACAGAAAGCTAGGTTCTGCATTTGTCAGGACTCGGTTTCCTGCAGTTGACAAGTTCTTACTCTTAAATGGACATAATACTATGTTGGAATTATGTCAG GCCCCACCCGTTGAGCGCTATCTGCATGACCTGCTTCAGTATGCATTGGGTGTCCTGCATATTGTTACCCTGGTGAATGACAGCCGCAAAATGATAGTTAATGCCACATTGAGCAATAATCGTGTTGGCATAGCTGTCATTTTGGATGCTGCAAATATTTCTGGCAATTATGTAGACCACGAG ATTATACAGCCAGCATTGAATGTATTGATCAATCTTGTTTGCCCACCCCCTTCAATAAGCAATAAACCGCCTGTTCTTACACAAGGTCAGCAAACTGTGGCTGGTCAATCAACAAACTCTGCTATGGATAGTAGGGACAGAAATACGGAACGTAGTCTGAGTGATCTAAGAGAACGAAATGGGGAGTTTAGTGTTGGTGATCGAAGCACTACAGCAGCTTTTGTTGGTCGGTCCATTGGTAGCACTTCACAGACACCTGTTCCTACACCTCCTACACCAGCTTCAGGATTAGTTGGAGACAGAAGGATATATTTGGGTACAGGATCCGGTTGTGCTGGCCTTGCTGCACAAATGGAACAAGGATACCGCCAGGCAAGAGAAGCTGTCCGTGCCAACAATGGCATAAAGGTCCTTCTACACCTTCTGCAGCCACGTATATACTCGCCTCCTGCTGCTCTTGATTGTATTCGTGCTCTCGCATGTCGAGTTTTGCTTGGTTTGGCTAGGGATGATACAATTGCACACATATTGACCAAACTTCAG GTTGGAAAAAAGTTGTCAGAGCTAATTCGAGATTCAGGTAGTCAGACACCCGGAACTGATCAAGGCAGGTGGCAAGCTGAACTTGCCCAGGTGGCAATTGAATTAATTGCG ATTGTTACAAATTCAGGGCGTGCTAGTACATTGGCTGCAACCGATGCTGCTACCCCTACTCTGAGGCGCATAGAAAGAGCTGCAATTGCTGCTGCAACACCCATCACTTATCATGCGAG GGAACTTCTGCTTCTCATGCATGAACACCTTCAAGCTTCTGGCTTGGCCTCAACAGCTGCTACACTGCTGAAAGAGGCCCAATTGACTCCTTTGCCACAGCTGGTGGCTTCATCTTCCCTTATGCACCAAACTGCCATGCAAGAAACTCCTTCAACACAGATTCAGTGGCCCTCTGGTCGAACCCCTTGCGGATTTCTGTGGAAGAAATTTAAAGCAAGTGCACGTGATGAAGATACCGGCTTGAAGTGTGACCAAGTTTTGTCTTCAAAGAAGAAGCCTCTTGTTTTCTCACCGACTTTCAGTTTGCAGCCTTCATACCTTGATTCCAATCAATCATCATTCAAGAAATTCTCAAGTGGTTCAAAACAATCTACTACTACTGGAAGTTTGTCAGAAGCACAGTCAGAGTCCTTGCCAAAAAGTAATCCTGATACAGAGTCTTCATGTAAAACTCCAATTATACTGCCAATGAAGCGGAAATTATCTGATATGAAAGATGTTGTTTTGGCATCATCTGGGAAGCGAGTCAACACCGGTGAGAATGGACTTCGGTCTCCGGTTTGTCTGACACCCAATGTTCGAAAGAACAGTTTGTGTGGCGATGCTCTTGGATATTCTACACCAATTTCTAATTTGAGGGATTCACATGGTCGCCCAGCACAAAATAGTTTGACAGATTATCCAGATGACAGCCACTATGGTAACTGCACCCAACTTGGGCTATTGAATGACCACCAACCCAGCATTTCAGAGCGGTTAACTCTGGATTCTCTCGTTGTCCAGTACTTGAAGCATCAGCATCGCCAGTGCCCAGCTCCTATAACTACTCTTCCGCCACTCTCTCTCTTGCACCCTCACATCTGTCCCGAACCAAAAAGGAGTCTTGATGCCCCATCAAATGTAACAGCTAGGCTTGGTACACGCGAATTCAGAAGCATATATGGTGGGGTTCATGGAAATCGCAGAGATCGCCAGTTTGTATATAGTCGATTCAGGTTGTTGAGAACATGCAGAGATGATGCTGATGCCCTTTTAACATGCATGACTTTTCTGGGGGATTCCTCTCGCATTGGAGTTGGCAGTCATACAGGAGAGCTAAAAGTTTTTGATTCAAACAGCAATAATGTGTTAGATAGGTTCACAGGCCACCAGTCTCCTTTGACACTTGTACAATCATTTTTTGCTGGTGCAACACAATTGCTGCTCTCCTCAAGCTCTCAGGATGTCTGTTTGTGGGGTGCCTCCTCAGTCTCAGAGGGCCCTCTTCATACATTTGATGGTTGCAAGGCTGCAAGGTTTAGCAATTATGGCGGGGAGTTTGCCACCTTAACAATCGAGCCAGCTCGAAGAGAGATTCTCCTTTATGATGTCCTGACCTGTCAGGTAGAATCAACCTTTTCAGACACAAGTTCGAGTTCTACAGGCCGTGGCCATGTTTATTCGCTTATACATTTCAGCCCTTCCGATAATATGTTACTTTGGAATGGGGTATTGTGGGATAGGCGGCAATCTGGTCCAGTTCATCGTTTTGATCAGTTTACTGATTACGGTGGTGGTGGCTTTCATCCTGCCGGGAATGAG GTGATTATAAACTCCGAGGTATGGGATCTGCGGAAATTTAGGCTCCTCCGAAGTGTACCTTCATTGGATCAAACAGCAATAAAATTTAATGCTTGTGGTGATGTCATTTATGCAATCTTGAGGAGAAATCTGGATGATGTGATGTCAG